GTGCACACCCAGGACGGCATGGAGTACCTCGACCCGATGGCCTCGCGCGCCTTCGCGGTCGCCGACCACCAGCTGGCGCACGTGTACGTCCGGCGGCCCGAGGATCTGGCGGCCACCCGCGAAGTGCTGGCGGACCTGCCGGGCATCGAGGAGATCCTCGACGACGAGGGCAAGAAGGCCAACGGGCTCGATCACCCGCGCTCCGGGGAGCTGGTCGCGGTCGCCGCGCCGGACGCCTGGTTCACGTACTACTACTGGCTCGACGACGCCCGCGCCCCCGACTTCGCCCGGCTCGTCGAGATCCACCGCAAACCCGGCTACGACCCCGTCGAGCTGTTCCTCGATCCCGAGGATCCCTACGTCCGCCTCAAGGCGGCCAAGGCGGTGGCCCGCAAGAAGCTCGGCATGCGCTACCGCATGGCGGTCGTCCCCCTTGATCCCGCACCCCTTCGCGGCAGCCACGGCCGCCGCCCCACGAGCGACGACGAAAGTCCGCTCGTCCTGGTCTCCACCCCCCGCGCAGTGTCCGGCCGCGTCGCGGCCACCGAAGTGAAATCCCTGCTGCTGCGGCTCGCCGGCCTCTCCTGAGGCGGGCGACCCGCCAGGCATCCGCAGCACTCGCGACAACGAAAGAGAGAACCACTGTGACCGCGTTCAACGACGAAGCCGTCACCGGCGACGCCCTGCGCCGCACCCTCGGCGTCAGCCGCCGCCGTTTCCTCAGCACCTGCACGGCCGTCTCCGCCGCCGCGATCGCCGCCCCGGTCTTCGGCGCCGCTCCCGCCCTGGCGCAGGACAGAGCCGAGGCCGCCGCCGCTGACCGGGGCCGTTCCGCGCTGGTCCCGCCGGACAAGCGGGGCATCATCCTCTACACCGTCCGTGACGCGGTCGGCCGTGACCCGCTCGCCTCCGACCTGCCCTCCGGGTTCCGTGAGGTGTTCCGGCAGCTGTCGCGGTTCGGCTACCGCCAGGTGGAGTTCGCCGGGTACGGCCAGCACGCCAACGCGCCCGGCGGCGCCGACCTGGGCACCGTCCAGGGCGCGAAGCTCCTGCGCTCCTGGCTCGACGAGTACGGCCTGCGGGCACAGGGCAGCCACGGCTACATCCCGCCGTCCTGGCCGCTGACCACCTCCGACCTGGACACCTTCAAGCGCTTCCTGGAGGTGTCCAACATCCTCGGCATGGAACACATGGGGACCGGCGCCGACCCCACCAACACCCCCTACCGGGCCGACTGGGACGTCGCCGCGGAGAAGTGGAACACCCTGGGCGGCATCGCCCGCCGTGAGGGCATCAAGCTGTACACACACAACCACGACGCGGCCTACGACTTCCTGCTCGACGGCGGCCCGCTCGACGACCAGGGCAAGCCCACCCGCAGCTCCGGCATCCGGAAGCTGGAGTACTTCCTGAAGGTGACGGACCGCAAGAACGTCTATCTGGAGCTGGACGTCTTCTGGGCACACGTGGCCCAGTACAAGTTCCACACGTACACCGCCCACGACGGCTCGCGACGCGAGGACGTCTTCGACCCGGCCGCCCTCGTGGTCCGCAACACCAACCGCTTCCCGCTCTTCCACGCGAAGGACGGCGTGATCAACCTCCAGAGCGGCCTGGGCTACGACATGGTGCCGTTCGGCACAGGCGACATCGACTACCGGAAGTTCTTCACCCGGGTGGGCGCGAAGAACTACCACAACCCGATGGTCGAGCAGGACAACGCACCGAGCACGACCGCCCCCGGCCAGTCCCTGGAGTTCGCCAAGGTCGGCTACGACAACCTCGCGGCCCTGCGCGCCTGCAACTGACGCCTTGTCACCCGCCAGTCAGATCAAAGGAGTTCTGCGTGCGTAACAGACGGATCGTCAGCCTCGTAGGGGCGGCCGCGCTGGCCGGAGCCGTCGGGCTGCTGCCCCTTCCCGCAGCCCAGGCCCACCCATCGGACCCCGTACCGCCGACATCGTCGGACTTCCAGAAGGTCACCCTCAACGACCGCCCGGGTGAGCCCATGGCCCTGGCCGTCCTGCCCGACCGGCGCGTGCTGCACACCGCCCGCACCGGAGAGGTCCGCATCCACGACCCCAAGAGCGGCGTGAACTTCCTCGCCGCCGACATGAAGAAGAGCCCCGCCGGGCTCTACCAGCACGACGAGGAGGGCGTGCAGGGCATCGCCGTCGACCCGGCCTTCGCCAAGAACCACTGGGTCTACCTCTACTACTCGCCCCGCCTCGACACCCCCATGGACGACCCGGCCACCGCGGGTGTCAACGAAGGCGACGCGCCGCAGTTCGGCACGGCCGCGGACTTCGCCAAGTACAAGGGCGTCACCCGGCTTTCGCGGTTCAAGCTGGTGGGCAACAAGCTCGACTACGGCACCGAGCAGAAGATCCTCGACGTGCCGGCCGACCGCGGCATCTGCTGCCACGTCGGCGGCAAGATCGACTTCGATCACAAGGGCAACCTGTTCCTGTCGACCGGCGACGACTCCAACCCGTTCTCCTCCGACGGCTACGCCCCGCTCGACGACCGCGCCGACCGCAACCCCGCCTACGACGCGCGGCGCACCGCGGGCAACACCAACGACCTGCGCGGCAAGGTCCTGCGCATCAAGGTCAAGCAACGGGGCGGCTACGCGATACCCGACGGCAACCTGTTCGCCCCGGGCACGGCGAAGACCCGCCCCGAGATCTACGCCATGGGCCTGCGCAACCCGTTCCGCTTCGGCGTGGACGAGAAGACCGGCGAGGTCTACGTCGGCGACTACTCGCCCGACGCCAACACCGCCAACCCGAACCGCGGTCCCGCCGGCCAGGGCCGCTGGATGGTCATCGACCGCCCCGCCAACTACGGCTGGCCGTTCTGCGTGACCCAGGACATGCCGTACCAGGACTACGACTTCGCCACCCAGACCTCCAACGGCGCCTTCAACTGCGCCAAGCCGGTCAACGACTCGCGCCACAACACCGGCCGCAGCGAGCTGCCCCCGGTCGAGGACGCGGAGATCGTCTACGGCTACGGCGCCACCCCGGACTTCCCCGAGCTGGGCACGGGCGGCATCGGCCCCATGGGCGGCCCGGTGTACAGCTATGACAAGCACAACAAGGCCGCCAACCGCTGGCCCCAGTACTTCGACGGCAAGCCGCTCTTCTACGAGTGGACCCGCGACCAGATGAAGGCCATCACCCTCGGCAAGAACAACGAGGTCCAGAAGATCGAGGACGCGATCCCCGGGATCGTCACGGACGGCCCGATCGACGCCGAATTCGGCCCCGACGGCGCGCTGTACGTCCTCGAATACGGCACCGGGTACTTTGCGGAACTGCCCGAGGCCCAGCTCTCCCGCATCGACTTCACCCGGGGCAACCGCACCCCGGAGCCCAAGGTCGCGGCCGACGTGGTCAACGGCACCAGCCCGCTGACGGTCCAGTTCTCCAGCACCGGCACCAAGGACGCCGACGGTGACGCCCTGCGCTACGCCTGGGACTTCGACGCCGACGGCACCGTGGACTCCAGGGAGGCGAACCCGACACACACCTTCGACAAGAACGGCGTCTACGACGCCACGCTGAAGGTCACCGACAGCACCGGCCGCTCGGCCTCCGCCTCGGTTCCCGTCGTGGTCGGCAACAAGGCGCCGGTCGTCTCCCTCACCACCGACCCCGCCCCGCACGGCGGCACGCCGTTCCACTGGGGTGACACGGTCACCTGGCAGGTCACCGTCACCGACGACCAGCCGGTGGACTGCGCCAAGGTCAGCGTCTCGTTCATCCTCGGCCATGACTCGCACGGCCACCCGCTGTCCACGAGCAACGGGTGCTCCGGCTCGTTCAAGACCTTCGTGGACGGCGGCCACTCCGGTTCGGACAACCTCAAGGCGGTCTTCAACGCCAGCTACACGGACACGCCCCCGGCCGGCCTGCCGTCCCTCACGGGCAGCGCCGAGGTCGCCCTGACACCGGCCGACTGACCCCCACCGCCCACACCGTGGCGGGGCGCCACCCTCTGGGGCGCCCCGCCACGCACGCGCGCGGGGACCACGCCGTGCGGCCGAAGAGCGAAGCGATGTCCGACTGTGGACTCGGTCCGGACGGCCCGGACGGTGCACACGTGCCGCGGTGTCCCTCGTACGGTGGGCATGCGGCTCGCGGTCATCACCACCGTCCACCTCAAGGCGGGGGCCTGTCGCAGAGCCTGGCCCTCGGGCACCGTTCGGTGGACATCCGCCGGCAGGTCGACTCCCGCCGCGCGCGACTACGTCCTGCGGCGTAGTCGAACACCGGGCGGCCGGCGATCACCGCTCGCCCACCCTATGCCGATGTCGGCACCGCGACGGCCTCCAGGCGGACGATGACGCTCTTCGACGTGGGTGTGTTGCTGATGTCGGCGACGCTGTCGAGCGGCACGAGGACATTGGTCTCCGGGTAGTAGGCGGCGGCCGAACCCGGGGGAGTGGGATAGCCGACGACTCGGAAGGCGTCCGCGCGGCGTTCCGAGCCGTCGGACCAGATGCTGACCAGGTCGACGAGGCTGCCGTCGGTGAGGCCGAGGCCGGCGAGGTCGGCCGGGTTGACGAGGACCACGCGTCGTCCGCCCTTGATGCCCCGGTAGCGGTCGTCCATGGCGTAGGGAATGGTGTTCCACTGGTCGTGCGAGCGCAGGGTCTGGAGGACCAGGTGGCCCTGGGGCGCCTGGAGTTGGGTGAAGTCGTTCACGCTGAAGACGGCCTTGCCGGTGGGCGTGCGGAACACACGGGAGTTCACCGGGTTGGGCAGACGGAAGCCGCCCGGGCGGCGGACCCGCTCGTTGAAGTCCTCGAAGCCGTCGACCACCCGGGCGATGCGGTCCCGGATGCGGTCGTAGTCGGCCTCGAAGTCGGCCCAGGGGATGTCCGGCGCGGAGCCCAGCACCTTGCGGGCGAGGCGGGTGATGATGGACACCTCGCTCAGCAGCTGCGGGGACGCGGGGGCCAGGCGGCCGCGGGTGGCGTGGACCTCGCTCATGGAGTCCTCGACCGTCATGAACTGCTCCCCGCCCGCCTGCGTGTCGCGATCGCTGCGGCCCAGCGTGGGCAGGATGAGGGCGGTGCGTCCGCACACCGCGTGGGAGCGGTTGAGCT
This DNA window, taken from Streptomyces sp. NBC_00663, encodes the following:
- a CDS encoding PQQ-dependent sugar dehydrogenase produces the protein MRNRRIVSLVGAAALAGAVGLLPLPAAQAHPSDPVPPTSSDFQKVTLNDRPGEPMALAVLPDRRVLHTARTGEVRIHDPKSGVNFLAADMKKSPAGLYQHDEEGVQGIAVDPAFAKNHWVYLYYSPRLDTPMDDPATAGVNEGDAPQFGTAADFAKYKGVTRLSRFKLVGNKLDYGTEQKILDVPADRGICCHVGGKIDFDHKGNLFLSTGDDSNPFSSDGYAPLDDRADRNPAYDARRTAGNTNDLRGKVLRIKVKQRGGYAIPDGNLFAPGTAKTRPEIYAMGLRNPFRFGVDEKTGEVYVGDYSPDANTANPNRGPAGQGRWMVIDRPANYGWPFCVTQDMPYQDYDFATQTSNGAFNCAKPVNDSRHNTGRSELPPVEDAEIVYGYGATPDFPELGTGGIGPMGGPVYSYDKHNKAANRWPQYFDGKPLFYEWTRDQMKAITLGKNNEVQKIEDAIPGIVTDGPIDAEFGPDGALYVLEYGTGYFAELPEAQLSRIDFTRGNRTPEPKVAADVVNGTSPLTVQFSSTGTKDADGDALRYAWDFDADGTVDSREANPTHTFDKNGVYDATLKVTDSTGRSASASVPVVVGNKAPVVSLTTDPAPHGGTPFHWGDTVTWQVTVTDDQPVDCAKVSVSFILGHDSHGHPLSTSNGCSGSFKTFVDGGHSGSDNLKAVFNASYTDTPPAGLPSLTGSAEVALTPAD
- a CDS encoding sugar phosphate isomerase/epimerase family protein — protein: MTAFNDEAVTGDALRRTLGVSRRRFLSTCTAVSAAAIAAPVFGAAPALAQDRAEAAAADRGRSALVPPDKRGIILYTVRDAVGRDPLASDLPSGFREVFRQLSRFGYRQVEFAGYGQHANAPGGADLGTVQGAKLLRSWLDEYGLRAQGSHGYIPPSWPLTTSDLDTFKRFLEVSNILGMEHMGTGADPTNTPYRADWDVAAEKWNTLGGIARREGIKLYTHNHDAAYDFLLDGGPLDDQGKPTRSSGIRKLEYFLKVTDRKNVYLELDVFWAHVAQYKFHTYTAHDGSRREDVFDPAALVVRNTNRFPLFHAKDGVINLQSGLGYDMVPFGTGDIDYRKFFTRVGAKNYHNPMVEQDNAPSTTAPGQSLEFAKVGYDNLAALRACN